In a single window of the Niabella ginsenosidivorans genome:
- the nagA gene encoding N-acetylglucosamine-6-phosphate deacetylase yields MQVITNAVIYTGETVLKGYCILVDKNKIIAVQQELPGDAERIDLAGKNISAGFNDLQLNGGFDLYFSKQPDQRSLTDLYQAGVAFATPYFLTTLISSPRQTILEAIKAVREFHQQHPTMLGMHLEGPFMNPGKRGAHNPDIIRKPTDSELDEIIDLGADIIKVMTIAPECFTDAQLEKLLKTDIVLSAGHSMMTYEQAQKYFSMGITLVTHLYNAMTQMGHRECGTVGAVFDNDAVYAPIILDGGHCSYAAARIAHRQKGDKLFLISDAAFLGRRKKAMEWDGLSIKLVDGFYRDSAGNLGGAAISMPEAIKNAVDFAGISLQEAVEMATSRPAAAITMEDRIGFIKPGYPPVFSVFNNDLSEYETLDLAG; encoded by the coding sequence ATGCAGGTAATTACCAACGCAGTAATCTATACCGGGGAAACAGTGCTGAAGGGCTATTGTATCCTTGTCGACAAAAACAAAATCATAGCTGTACAACAGGAGCTGCCCGGTGATGCAGAAAGGATTGACCTGGCAGGAAAAAATATTTCGGCAGGGTTTAATGATCTTCAGTTAAACGGCGGGTTTGACCTTTATTTTTCAAAGCAGCCGGATCAGCGATCGCTTACAGATCTGTACCAGGCAGGTGTTGCTTTTGCCACACCCTATTTTCTGACTACCTTAATATCCTCGCCCCGGCAAACCATTCTTGAAGCAATAAAAGCTGTACGGGAATTTCATCAGCAACACCCAACCATGCTGGGCATGCATCTGGAAGGACCGTTCATGAACCCCGGAAAACGCGGGGCCCATAATCCTGATATCATCCGTAAGCCAACGGACAGCGAACTGGATGAGATCATTGACCTGGGGGCTGACATCATTAAAGTAATGACTATTGCGCCGGAATGTTTTACAGATGCACAGCTGGAAAAATTGCTGAAAACAGATATTGTATTGTCGGCAGGTCATTCCATGATGACCTATGAGCAGGCTCAGAAATATTTTTCAATGGGCATTACCCTGGTTACCCATTTATACAATGCCATGACGCAGATGGGGCACAGGGAATGCGGTACTGTGGGCGCTGTGTTTGATAATGATGCCGTATACGCGCCTATTATTCTTGACGGAGGCCATTGCAGCTATGCAGCAGCCCGTATTGCACATCGCCAGAAAGGCGATAAGTTATTTCTGATCAGTGATGCGGCATTCCTCGGCCGCCGGAAGAAAGCAATGGAATGGGACGGGCTTTCTATAAAACTGGTTGACGGATTTTACAGGGACAGCGCGGGGAACCTGGGAGGGGCTGCTATTTCAATGCCGGAAGCCATTAAGAACGCGGTTGATTTTGCGGGCATCTCCTTACAGGAAGCCGTGGAAATGGCTACCAGCCGTCCTGCTGCTGCTATTACAATGGAAGACCGGATTGGCTTTATAAAACCAGGATATCCTCCTGTTTTTTCAGTATTTAATAACGACCTTTCAGAATATGAAACGCTGGATCTGGCCGGGTAA
- the dxs gene encoding 1-deoxy-D-xylulose-5-phosphate synthase gives MAITPGPLLQTVNSPDDLKKIPEEKLHEFCEELRQYIIDVVSVHGGHFAASLGVVELTTALHYVYNTPGDLLVWDVGHQAYGHKIITGRRDRFETNRKYGGLSGFPKIAESEYDTFGVGHSSTSISAALGMAIAAKYKGEKDRKVVAVIGDGSMTAGMAFEGMNHAGVSNTDMLIILNDNGIGIDPNVGALKEYLTDITVSPKYNKFKDDVWNALNKLPVGKRISRGIAHKLADGLKGMINSNANFFESLKLRYFGPIDGHNITKLVDTLKDLKQIPGPKILHIITTKGKGYALAEKDQTKWHAPGLFDKVTGEILKKTFDTPQPPKYQDVFGKTIIELAEKNDKIFGITPAMPSGSSLKYMMEVMPDRALDVGICEQHAVTLSAGMATQGLKVFCNIYSSFMQRAYDQAVHDVAIQQLPVIFCLDRAGLVGDDGPTHHGCYDIAYFRCIPNMIVSAPMNESELRNLMYTAQLEKTKWPFVIRYPRGEGVLPEWRTPMEEITIGKGRRLKEGKDIAILSFGHPGNFAAAAIRTLHQDGILPGHYDMRFAKPLDEELLHEACRQYPRLITVEDGTVLGGFGAAVLEFMAKHGYKNEVKILGIPDRIVEHGTPKELQRECGFDAEGILQTVRELMNEKLVVTEGSISA, from the coding sequence ATGGCTATTACTCCTGGTCCGCTGCTGCAAACCGTAAATTCCCCGGATGATCTGAAAAAGATACCGGAAGAAAAGCTGCACGAGTTCTGCGAAGAATTAAGACAATACATCATTGATGTGGTCAGCGTACATGGCGGGCATTTTGCAGCCAGCCTGGGCGTGGTAGAATTAACCACTGCCTTACATTATGTGTATAATACACCCGGGGATCTGCTGGTGTGGGATGTAGGGCACCAGGCCTACGGGCATAAGATCATTACCGGCCGCCGGGATCGTTTTGAAACGAACCGTAAATACGGAGGACTGAGCGGCTTCCCGAAGATCGCTGAAAGCGAATATGACACTTTTGGTGTGGGCCATTCTTCTACCTCTATTTCAGCCGCGCTGGGAATGGCCATAGCCGCGAAATATAAAGGAGAAAAAGACCGTAAAGTGGTGGCCGTCATAGGGGATGGCTCCATGACCGCTGGAATGGCTTTTGAAGGCATGAACCATGCCGGTGTTTCCAATACAGATATGCTCATCATTTTAAATGACAATGGCATTGGTATCGACCCGAATGTGGGTGCCCTGAAAGAATACCTGACAGATATTACGGTTTCTCCCAAATACAATAAGTTCAAGGACGATGTCTGGAATGCGTTGAATAAGCTGCCGGTAGGGAAACGGATCTCCAGGGGCATTGCCCATAAGCTGGCAGACGGACTTAAAGGCATGATCAACAGCAATGCCAATTTCTTTGAATCGCTGAAACTGCGTTATTTTGGCCCTATTGACGGGCATAATATTACCAAGCTGGTAGATACCCTCAAAGATCTGAAGCAGATACCCGGCCCCAAGATCCTGCACATTATTACCACCAAAGGCAAGGGCTATGCACTGGCAGAAAAAGACCAGACCAAATGGCATGCGCCTGGTTTGTTTGATAAGGTAACCGGTGAAATTTTAAAGAAAACATTTGATACCCCGCAGCCGCCCAAATACCAGGATGTATTTGGGAAGACCATTATTGAGCTGGCGGAAAAAAATGATAAGATTTTCGGAATTACCCCTGCAATGCCTTCCGGCAGTTCTTTAAAATACATGATGGAAGTAATGCCGGACCGTGCGCTGGACGTGGGCATTTGTGAACAGCATGCGGTTACACTAAGCGCTGGTATGGCTACACAGGGCTTAAAGGTATTCTGCAATATCTATTCCTCTTTTATGCAAAGGGCTTACGACCAGGCCGTGCATGATGTGGCCATACAGCAACTGCCCGTTATTTTTTGCCTGGATCGCGCGGGCCTGGTAGGGGATGACGGGCCTACCCATCATGGCTGTTATGATATTGCCTATTTCCGCTGTATCCCCAATATGATCGTCAGCGCTCCGATGAATGAGTCGGAACTGCGGAACCTGATGTACACAGCACAGCTGGAAAAAACAAAATGGCCTTTTGTGATCCGCTATCCGCGCGGGGAAGGTGTTTTGCCTGAGTGGCGAACCCCTATGGAAGAGATTACAATAGGAAAAGGCAGAAGGCTGAAGGAAGGCAAGGACATTGCTATTCTAAGCTTTGGCCATCCCGGGAACTTTGCCGCAGCCGCTATCCGGACCCTGCACCAGGATGGTATTTTACCCGGCCATTATGATATGCGTTTTGCAAAGCCACTGGATGAGGAGCTGCTGCATGAGGCCTGCCGGCAATATCCCAGACTGATCACTGTTGAAGACGGCACGGTTTTGGGCGGTTTTGGTGCTGCTGTTTTAGAGTTCATGGCAAAGCATGGTTATAAGAACGAGGTAAAGATACTGGGTATTCCCGACCGTATTGTAGAGCATGGTACTCCAAAGGAATTGCAGCGGGAGTGTGGTTTTGATGCAGAAGGCATCTTACAGACCGTGCGGGAGCTAATGAATGAAAAGCTGGTGGTTACTGAAGGAAGCATCTCTGCCTGA
- a CDS encoding translocation/assembly module TamB domain-containing protein — translation MTKRLSKELQTQIAIRHVDFSLFNKMHLEDVLVLDRQKDTILSAGAVTVNITDWFFVKKDIELKYIGLKDAYIQLQRSDSIWRHQFLLDYFSAPASSKPKKKGTINIAFRKVDLENIRFIQKDGWKGQDMTAALASLRVDPKNIDFAKKVININTLTINQPYFAIRNYKGRRPETGDQEAAPKHPAAASAKDTAELEWNAGKWEFLAGSASIRNGTFKTDNDAHPADTLDKNTFDGRHIEFAKINADFKQVRWWMDTITTNMTLSTKEKSGFEVKKLAAGVKVTPKEMTFNHLDLRTNDSHLTDYYSMRFASFASMDDYITNVTMQAHFAKAEINSDDIAYFAPAMRTWKKQIILSGDIKGPVASLVAKQLEIQAGNNTYFSGDASLTGLPDIDETFMDIKANHFKTTYADAIAFAPALTKIDIPDLSKLQYLNFVGNYTGFIRDFVTYGTLTTGLGTVTTDVNMKIPRGGNPVYSGTVATGNFNLGPLLKDEKLGNVSFSAKLKGAGFDPQSGAVALSAAIRYIDYNQYRYNNVTVDGELNKKVFNGKLVINDPNADLDLNGLVDFSKPEAPVFNFVSDIRKIDFKAMNFLQDSVVLTGKINAHFTGKTIDNFLGNATITDATLVRNQAPLSFDSLAINSAIEGDRKRLTLASNEFSANISGTFNLRDLPNSVVSFLNRYYPAYIKPPTRQVQEQAFSFEIQTQNFDSFIPIIDSSLGGFNNAHIRGSINTYTNSLTLDAEVPFFSYDRFQFNDVTVTGRGNYDSLSLVGRTTNIKVGDSLNVPLALFNIAARNDVSRVMIYSGGTGAVDQARLNAVVNTYSNGVKIDFAPSTFILNGKTWNIERNGELEFRKDVPAHGQLVLRESNQEVRIHTLPSDLGSWNDIAVTLKDINLGDLSKYLVPNNRLEGLVSGDFLLENPGRNMKISSDNFMGRAIRLDNDSIGDLSAKVVFDLPTRELTVNGTTLNPQKKDLAYNLHLFLKNEESQANNIISLDATNFDLKYINRFLGFLFSDMTGEITGKFDLKGPFDQLSIVGKGRLHNAGLRVNFTQCFYSIEDNDIELKENEINLDGIVLKDTITKNPVYLMGNITHSGFKNMFFDLNVSTRKPGTSDAANNRPVQVLNTTYNDNKVFYGNVKATGSFALVGPEDNLYMKIDAIASYRDESSFTIASSNSKAGQMPDWLVERKYGEAMSDSIYKKKANNVTYDLDVTANPKVQMKFVMDNLTGDEIKGRGSGTLNVRSGTNEPLNIKGRLDIDEGSYNYTFQSFFKKPFEIKKGGENYISWNGDPLNANINIEAQYKAERVSFAPLAKFQIDQSYASTRENVYVITQLTGHLFKPEFKFQLELDPNSKYKNDFNVTNMLQQIENNQTEVTRQVTYLIVFNSFAPPETGSNFGSTVNEFTYNTISSLSGLFFNEINKKLNNELAKILGSNVSVVFSGSVYNRSILNMPTNNFEINQANVNGAILVPIFKDRFVISLGSSMEVPLASTIQQSVQFLPDVTAEWLLNASGTIRLNLFYRENLDYLTASSTGAAKLKRSGVGISFRKEFNTIGEIFRNARRRALQRRTLQPASVPVPDSTKKPASDTLQNRVEPVTPDDKKKTPLSATPKESTGLN, via the coding sequence GTGACCAAGCGGTTATCCAAAGAACTGCAAACCCAGATAGCGATCCGGCATGTAGATTTTTCCCTGTTCAATAAGATGCACCTGGAAGACGTATTGGTGCTGGACCGGCAAAAGGACACCATTCTAAGTGCCGGCGCTGTTACCGTTAATATTACAGATTGGTTTTTTGTAAAAAAAGATATTGAGCTGAAATACATCGGGCTTAAAGACGCTTATATTCAATTGCAGCGAAGTGACTCCATTTGGCGGCACCAGTTTTTGCTGGACTATTTCAGCGCCCCTGCAAGTTCAAAGCCAAAGAAGAAAGGAACTATTAACATCGCTTTCCGGAAGGTAGACCTGGAAAACATACGCTTTATTCAAAAAGACGGATGGAAAGGACAGGACATGACGGCAGCACTGGCCTCATTAAGAGTGGATCCGAAAAACATCGACTTTGCAAAAAAGGTCATCAACATCAATACGCTTACTATTAACCAGCCCTATTTTGCCATCCGGAATTATAAGGGCAGGCGACCGGAAACCGGAGACCAGGAAGCCGCGCCCAAACATCCCGCTGCGGCTTCTGCTAAGGATACGGCTGAACTGGAGTGGAATGCCGGCAAATGGGAGTTCCTGGCTGGAAGCGCCAGCATCCGGAACGGGACATTTAAAACGGATAATGATGCCCACCCGGCAGATACACTGGACAAAAACACTTTTGACGGAAGACATATTGAGTTTGCAAAGATCAATGCAGATTTTAAACAGGTACGCTGGTGGATGGATACCATTACCACCAATATGACCTTAAGCACAAAAGAGAAAAGCGGCTTTGAAGTAAAAAAGCTGGCAGCCGGTGTAAAGGTTACTCCAAAGGAAATGACCTTTAACCACCTTGACCTGCGCACCAACGACAGCCATTTAACCGATTATTACAGTATGCGGTTTGCCAGCTTTGCCAGTATGGATGATTATATTACCAATGTGACCATGCAGGCCCATTTTGCAAAAGCAGAAATAAACAGTGACGATATTGCCTATTTTGCACCAGCTATGCGCACCTGGAAGAAACAGATTATCTTAAGCGGTGATATTAAAGGGCCGGTAGCTTCATTAGTAGCCAAACAACTGGAAATACAGGCGGGCAATAACACTTATTTTTCGGGAGATGCTTCCTTAACCGGGCTTCCGGATATTGACGAAACCTTTATGGATATAAAGGCGAATCACTTTAAAACCACTTATGCTGATGCCATAGCTTTTGCACCGGCGCTTACCAAAATAGACATCCCGGATCTTTCCAAATTGCAGTACCTGAATTTTGTGGGCAACTATACAGGGTTCATCAGGGACTTTGTAACCTATGGCACCCTTACCACAGGGCTTGGCACTGTTACAACGGACGTCAACATGAAAATACCGCGGGGCGGCAACCCGGTATACTCCGGTACCGTTGCCACCGGTAACTTTAACCTTGGCCCCCTGTTAAAGGATGAGAAACTGGGCAACGTCAGCTTTAGTGCAAAATTAAAAGGCGCAGGGTTTGACCCTCAAAGCGGGGCCGTTGCATTATCTGCTGCCATCCGGTATATTGATTATAATCAATACCGCTATAACAATGTAACGGTAGACGGAGAGCTGAACAAAAAGGTATTTAATGGGAAGCTCGTCATCAATGATCCCAATGCGGATCTTGACCTTAACGGCCTCGTTGATTTCAGCAAACCGGAGGCGCCCGTATTTAATTTTGTTTCTGACATCCGGAAGATCGATTTCAAGGCTATGAACTTTTTACAGGACAGCGTGGTACTTACCGGTAAGATCAATGCGCATTTTACAGGTAAAACCATTGATAACTTCCTGGGGAATGCCACTATAACCGATGCCACACTGGTACGGAATCAGGCGCCGCTTTCTTTTGATTCACTGGCCATTAACTCCGCCATTGAAGGTGACAGGAAACGGCTGACCCTTGCTTCCAATGAATTTTCCGCGAATATTTCCGGTACCTTTAACTTAAGGGACCTGCCCAACTCTGTTGTCAGTTTTTTGAACCGGTATTATCCTGCCTATATAAAGCCTCCTACAAGACAGGTGCAGGAGCAGGCGTTTTCTTTTGAAATTCAGACACAGAATTTTGACAGCTTTATTCCCATTATAGACAGCAGCCTGGGTGGCTTCAACAATGCACATATCAGGGGCAGTATCAATACCTATACCAACAGTTTAACACTAGATGCGGAAGTGCCTTTCTTCAGCTATGACCGGTTCCAGTTTAATGACGTTACGGTAACAGGGCGCGGCAATTACGACAGTCTTTCCCTTGTAGGACGCACTACCAATATTAAGGTCGGCGACAGTTTAAATGTGCCGCTGGCCCTCTTTAACATTGCAGCCCGGAATGATGTTTCAAGAGTGATGATCTATTCCGGGGGCACCGGCGCAGTGGACCAGGCACGTTTGAACGCGGTTGTAAATACGTACAGCAATGGCGTTAAGATTGACTTTGCACCATCAACCTTTATATTGAACGGAAAAACCTGGAACATTGAACGGAACGGGGAACTGGAGTTCCGGAAAGATGTACCTGCCCACGGGCAACTGGTTTTAAGGGAAAGTAACCAGGAAGTACGTATTCATACACTGCCTTCTGACCTGGGCAGCTGGAATGATATTGCCGTAACATTAAAGGATATCAACCTTGGTGACCTTTCCAAATATCTTGTTCCCAATAACCGCCTGGAAGGGCTGGTTTCCGGTGATTTTCTTTTAGAGAACCCGGGCAGGAACATGAAGATCTCTTCTGACAATTTCATGGGCAGGGCCATCCGGCTGGACAATGATTCCATCGGGGATCTTTCTGCCAAAGTTGTTTTTGATCTGCCTACCCGGGAACTGACGGTTAACGGTACCACACTGAATCCACAGAAAAAAGACCTGGCCTATAACCTGCACCTTTTCCTGAAAAATGAAGAAAGTCAGGCCAACAATATCATTTCACTGGATGCAACTAATTTTGATCTGAAATATATTAACCGGTTCCTCGGCTTCCTGTTCTCGGATATGACAGGCGAAATAACAGGGAAATTTGATCTTAAAGGCCCTTTTGACCAGTTAAGCATTGTAGGAAAAGGCAGGTTGCACAATGCGGGGCTAAGAGTCAACTTTACCCAATGTTTCTATTCCATAGAAGACAATGATATTGAACTAAAGGAGAATGAGATCAACCTTGATGGCATTGTACTGAAAGACACCATCACCAAAAACCCCGTGTACCTGATGGGAAACATTACCCACAGCGGGTTTAAAAACATGTTCTTTGACCTGAACGTTTCCACACGTAAACCGGGCACCTCAGATGCTGCCAACAACCGGCCGGTTCAGGTATTAAATACCACTTATAACGATAACAAAGTTTTCTATGGTAATGTAAAAGCGACCGGCTCCTTTGCATTGGTCGGGCCGGAAGACAATCTATATATGAAAATTGACGCCATTGCTTCTTACCGCGATGAAAGCTCTTTTACCATTGCTTCCAGCAACAGCAAGGCAGGCCAGATGCCCGACTGGCTGGTAGAACGCAAGTACGGAGAAGCAATGTCCGACAGCATTTATAAAAAGAAAGCCAATAACGTCACCTATGACCTGGATGTAACAGCCAACCCCAAAGTACAAATGAAATTTGTAATGGATAACCTTACGGGAGATGAAATAAAAGGCAGGGGATCCGGCACGTTGAACGTACGGTCAGGCACTAACGAGCCGCTCAACATAAAGGGCCGTTTAGATATTGATGAAGGGAGCTACAATTATACCTTCCAGTCTTTCTTTAAAAAGCCGTTTGAAATAAAAAAAGGCGGGGAGAACTATATATCCTGGAACGGGGATCCGCTGAATGCCAATATCAATATTGAAGCGCAGTATAAGGCAGAACGCGTAAGCTTTGCGCCCCTGGCCAAATTCCAGATCGATCAGAGCTATGCCAGCACCCGTGAAAATGTGTATGTCATTACACAATTGACAGGACACTTATTTAAACCGGAGTTTAAATTCCAGCTGGAGCTGGATCCCAACAGTAAATATAAAAACGATTTTAATGTAACCAACATGCTGCAACAGATAGAAAACAACCAGACAGAAGTGACCCGTCAGGTCACCTACCTGATTGTTTTCAACAGCTTTGCACCACCGGAAACGGGTTCTAACTTTGGCAGCACGGTAAATGAATTTACTTATAATACCATTTCCAGCTTATCCGGTCTCTTCTTTAACGAGATCAATAAAAAGCTGAACAACGAGCTTGCCAAGATCCTGGGATCCAATGTGAGCGTGGTATTCAGCGGCTCTGTATACAACCGGAGCATTCTGAATATGCCCACCAATAATTTTGAGATCAACCAGGCCAATGTAAACGGTGCCATCCTTGTGCCGATATTTAAAGACCGGTTTGTGATCTCCCTGGGAAGCTCCATGGAGGTACCGCTTGCATCCACCATCCAGCAATCCGTTCAGTTTCTTCCGGACGTAACAGCAGAGTGGTTGCTGAACGCCAGCGGAACCATTCGTCTGAATTTATTTTACAGGGAGAACCTGGACTATCTTACCGCTTCCAGCACCGGCGCCGCCAAATTAAAACGGTCGGGAGTGGGTATTTCCTTCCGGAAGGAATTCAATACCATAGGAGAGATCTTCAGAAATGCGCGGAGAAGAGCGCTGCAGAGAAGGACGCTGCAGCCTGCTTCGGTACCGGTGCCGGATTCCACGAAAAAACCCGCATCGGATACTTTGCAGAACCGGGTAGAGCCGGTAACGCCTGATGATAAGAAGAAAACGCCGTTGTCTGCTACTCCAAAGGAATCAACTGGGCTCAATTAA
- a CDS encoding LysR family transcriptional regulator, with protein sequence MSYQIELRHLMYFSILAEELHFRKAAERLYISQPGLTRQIRQMEAIYGTKLFERGKRFVELTEAGHFLKNEVSILLNQLENIQLQLKRIGEGKIAELRIGFIGSAAQTVIPDLLFRLNKKYPTIEVSLNELPNETQIEYLLENKLDFGFVRSHIAPPGLSMRVITEETFSLVVPKTHRIQARNFKSLKQLEQENFILFTRDYSNEYYQLMMSIFSDCGFTPRVHHKTVNALTIFKLVEKGMGIAIVPTSLKQGYSIPVNFIELNKIPQRSQLSLIWNLKNRNPGIRTLLEVAKKQEYK encoded by the coding sequence ATGAGTTATCAGATAGAATTGAGGCACCTAATGTATTTTAGCATACTGGCAGAAGAATTGCATTTTCGCAAAGCCGCAGAGCGCCTGTATATTTCCCAGCCCGGGCTGACCCGGCAGATCCGGCAAATGGAAGCCATTTATGGAACAAAGCTGTTTGAACGGGGCAAGCGTTTTGTGGAGCTGACGGAAGCGGGTCATTTTCTAAAGAATGAAGTATCGATCCTGTTAAACCAGCTGGAAAATATACAATTACAACTAAAAAGAATCGGCGAAGGGAAAATTGCAGAACTAAGGATCGGCTTCATCGGATCTGCAGCACAAACAGTGATCCCTGATCTACTTTTCCGGCTGAATAAAAAATATCCTACCATTGAGGTCAGCCTCAATGAACTACCCAATGAAACGCAGATCGAATACTTGCTGGAAAACAAGCTGGACTTTGGTTTTGTGCGTTCTCATATAGCACCCCCGGGATTGTCGATGCGCGTCATCACGGAAGAAACCTTTTCTCTTGTGGTGCCTAAAACACACCGGATCCAGGCGCGTAATTTCAAATCGCTGAAGCAGCTGGAGCAGGAAAACTTTATTTTATTTACAAGAGACTACAGCAATGAATATTACCAGCTGATGATGAGCATCTTCAGCGATTGTGGTTTTACTCCGCGTGTTCATCACAAAACCGTAAATGCACTGACTATTTTTAAACTGGTAGAAAAGGGTATGGGAATTGCTATTGTTCCCACCTCATTAAAACAAGGCTATTCCATACCTGTAAATTTTATTGAGCTCAACAAAATTCCGCAACGCAGCCAACTATCGCTGATCTGGAATTTAAAAAACCGGAATCCGGGAATCCGTACATTACTGGAAGTAGCAAAAAAACAGGAATATAAATAA
- the hutH gene encoding histidine ammonia-lyase yields the protein MSKQVFRYGEDFLKVSVAMAIVSGAIKGILSEAGRERIRKSAAIVERVVTSGEVVYGINTGFGPLCTTPVNEEDTRQLQENILKSHAAGVGQPIDQRLSKLMLVLKVHSLAKGFSGICEATIDRIIWHIEQEVIPVVPEQGSVGASGDLAPLSHLFLPLIGLGKVFYKDAVKPAAEVLRELGMAPLQLEAKEGLALINGTQFIAAHAVTGIVGFHKVLTQADLNAVLMLEGLSASIKPFYPELHALRPFKGNQFVASTIYNLLKDSAIVHAHANCSRVQDPYSLRCVPQVHGASRNAWLHLKELVETEINSVTDNPLLINERLTISGGNFHGQPLAMALDYACLAAAEIGNIADRRVYLSLEGDTPGVPRLLLPSTGLNSGFMILQYTTAALASENKTLCFPSSADSIPTSLGQEDHVSMGSISGRKLLQVLGNVEKIQAIELICAAQALDFHAPLKPTPIVEAVHQAIRNQVPHIETDTVMTTHLEAAMELVGSGALIHTAKKTAEETGLSYMTELQELFDRY from the coding sequence ATGAGTAAACAGGTATTCAGGTATGGAGAAGACTTTTTAAAGGTTTCTGTTGCAATGGCCATTGTAAGCGGCGCAATAAAAGGGATATTGTCTGAAGCAGGGAGGGAGCGGATCCGGAAAAGCGCCGCTATAGTAGAACGGGTTGTTACGTCGGGAGAGGTGGTGTATGGTATCAATACAGGATTTGGTCCGCTGTGCACTACTCCTGTAAATGAAGAAGATACAAGACAATTACAGGAAAATATCCTGAAGAGCCATGCTGCCGGTGTAGGGCAACCCATTGATCAAAGGCTTTCAAAACTAATGCTGGTGTTAAAGGTTCATTCATTGGCAAAAGGGTTTTCCGGTATCTGTGAAGCAACCATCGATCGTATCATCTGGCATATAGAGCAGGAGGTGATTCCCGTTGTTCCGGAACAGGGCTCTGTGGGTGCTTCGGGAGATCTGGCGCCTTTATCGCATTTGTTCCTTCCATTGATCGGTTTGGGAAAAGTATTTTATAAAGATGCGGTAAAACCAGCTGCAGAAGTGCTCAGGGAGCTGGGTATGGCGCCCCTGCAGTTAGAAGCAAAAGAAGGGCTGGCATTGATCAATGGTACGCAATTTATAGCGGCGCATGCAGTAACCGGTATTGTTGGGTTTCATAAAGTGCTGACGCAGGCAGACCTGAATGCCGTGCTGATGCTGGAGGGGTTAAGTGCATCCATTAAGCCCTTTTATCCGGAGCTGCACGCATTACGCCCCTTTAAGGGCAATCAGTTTGTAGCATCAACCATTTATAATCTTTTAAAAGATTCAGCCATTGTACATGCCCATGCCAATTGCTCCAGGGTACAGGATCCTTATTCCTTGCGTTGTGTTCCGCAGGTTCACGGCGCATCAAGAAATGCCTGGCTGCATTTAAAAGAGCTGGTAGAAACGGAGATCAACTCCGTAACAGACAACCCCTTGTTGATAAATGAGCGGCTGACCATCAGCGGAGGCAATTTTCATGGTCAGCCTTTGGCCATGGCCCTGGATTATGCCTGCCTGGCTGCTGCCGAGATCGGAAATATTGCAGACCGGCGGGTTTATCTTTCACTGGAAGGAGACACTCCGGGAGTTCCCAGGTTATTGCTGCCATCAACAGGGTTGAATTCCGGGTTTATGATCCTGCAATACACAACCGCTGCACTGGCAAGCGAGAACAAGACCCTGTGCTTTCCTTCAAGTGCAGACAGCATCCCCACTTCGCTGGGGCAGGAAGATCATGTAAGCATGGGCTCCATCAGCGGAAGAAAATTATTGCAGGTACTGGGAAACGTGGAAAAGATACAGGCTATTGAGCTGATCTGTGCGGCACAGGCACTGGATTTTCATGCTCCTTTAAAGCCTACGCCAATAGTGGAGGCCGTTCACCAGGCAATAAGGAACCAAGTGCCCCATATAGAAACGGATACCGTGATGACCACTCATTTAGAGGCTGCCATGGAACTGGTGGGCTCAGGCGCATTGATCCATACAGCAAAAAAAACAGCGGAAGAAACGGGTTTATCTTATATGACGGAACTACAGGAACTTTTTGACCGATATTGA